One segment of Acidobacteriota bacterium DNA contains the following:
- the erpA gene encoding iron-sulfur cluster insertion protein ErpA, translating to MATTTVPEAKPKTAPVTMTPSAVSKVKEIMASQTPVPAGLRLSVQGGGCSGFQYSMAFENGAGMMDKVFEMDGLKLFVDATSLMYLAGANVDYVETLEGAGFKFENPNVKSTCGCGSSFQA from the coding sequence ATGGCAACCACCACCGTACCCGAGGCAAAACCCAAGACTGCGCCCGTTACCATGACCCCCAGCGCCGTTTCCAAGGTAAAGGAAATCATGGCTTCGCAGACCCCGGTCCCAGCGGGATTGCGCCTGTCTGTGCAAGGCGGCGGCTGCTCTGGATTCCAGTACTCCATGGCTTTTGAGAATGGTGCTGGCATGATGGACAAGGTTTTCGAGATGGACGGCCTGAAGCTTTTTGTGGACGCCACCTCTCTGATGTATCTGGCTGGCGCCAACGTGGACTACGTGGAAACTCTGGAGGGCGCGGGCTTCAAGTTCGAGAACCCCAACGTCAAGAGCACGTGCGGTTGTGGATCGTCCTTCCAGGCGTAA
- a CDS encoding FAD-dependent oxidoreductase has translation MNPSLPIAIVGGGPAGALAAERLAAGGRKVLLFDEKLAWEKPCGGGLTHKALTQYPFLAEARTDSRFIQHCELISPAGRRVSFELRHPLAIFSRLALNGLLLERALRTGVEVRKERVTRISGGDGDWRLFTSAGEHHAQYLVLAAGARNSLRSQFVSVISSDDLMVTAGYFITGESSLVQIQFLKQLSGYIWIFPRPDHLSAGIAAKMGEVSASDLRRQLETWLADNGFHLDGARFFSHILPAFRAQTLDEMKVSGEGWMMIGDSAGLVDPITGEGLYYALRSAELCAEALLAQEPTRYAAQLEEEVVSELKLAARVSQRFYHGQIFGDSVLERMISLTQQSAGIRDLMGDLFAGMQGYRGLKTRLMRIAPALALAAMTGALGFPGKPSEPIKHPS, from the coding sequence ATGAATCCATCACTTCCCATCGCCATTGTTGGAGGCGGTCCGGCCGGTGCACTCGCCGCAGAGCGCCTGGCGGCCGGCGGGCGAAAAGTACTTCTCTTCGACGAGAAACTCGCCTGGGAAAAGCCCTGTGGCGGCGGTCTCACTCACAAGGCGCTGACACAGTATCCCTTTCTGGCGGAAGCTCGCACCGACTCCAGATTCATTCAACACTGTGAACTGATCAGCCCGGCCGGACGTCGCGTGAGTTTCGAACTACGCCACCCGCTGGCGATCTTCTCGCGCCTCGCATTGAATGGCCTATTGCTGGAACGAGCACTGCGCACTGGAGTGGAAGTGCGCAAAGAACGCGTGACGAGAATCTCGGGAGGCGATGGAGACTGGCGGCTGTTTACATCGGCAGGCGAACATCACGCGCAATATCTGGTGCTAGCGGCAGGCGCGCGCAATTCTCTTCGCAGCCAGTTTGTGTCAGTGATTTCCTCCGACGACCTGATGGTCACGGCTGGGTATTTCATTACCGGCGAGAGTTCCCTGGTACAAATCCAATTCCTGAAGCAGCTCAGCGGATACATCTGGATATTTCCGCGTCCCGATCATCTTTCGGCTGGCATTGCAGCGAAGATGGGTGAGGTTTCCGCCTCCGATCTGCGCCGCCAACTCGAAACCTGGCTCGCGGACAATGGTTTTCACCTCGATGGTGCGCGATTTTTTTCGCACATTCTGCCAGCATTTCGTGCGCAGACTCTCGATGAGATGAAAGTCTCCGGTGAGGGCTGGATGATGATCGGCGACAGCGCTGGGCTCGTCGATCCGATCACCGGCGAAGGCTTGTATTACGCGTTGCGCTCAGCCGAGCTGTGCGCCGAGGCCCTGTTGGCGCAGGAACCCACACGTTACGCGGCGCAACTGGAAGAAGAAGTCGTTTCTGAATTGAAGCTGGCGGCGCGCGTGTCGCAACGTTTCTACCATGGACAGATTTTCGGAGATAGCGTGCTCGAACGCATGATTTCTCTCACCCAGCAAAGCGCAGGTATTCGCGATCTGATGGGCGATTTGTTTGCGGGAATGCAAGGCTACCGTGGACTCAAGACGCGCCTCATGCGAATTGCTCCGGCGCTGGCGTTGGCGGCGATGACCGGGGCGCTAGGTTTTCCGGGCAAGCCGTCAGAACCGATCAAGCATCCATCGTAG
- a CDS encoding peroxiredoxin, whose product MFSAGKPFPNFSLPNQDGKLTQLSDYAGHWLVVYFYPKDDTPGCTIQGKAFTATKSDFDAAGIKIAGVSADDSASHKNFCTKFAFTIDLLADTDSSLMKTLGLGQSEWKGMKFWERTTFVVDPKGIVRKVYEKVNPEGHEKVLLDDIANLKEKAA is encoded by the coding sequence ATGTTTTCTGCTGGCAAACCCTTCCCGAATTTCTCGCTGCCCAATCAGGACGGCAAGCTCACGCAACTCAGCGACTATGCCGGACATTGGCTGGTGGTCTACTTTTATCCGAAAGATGACACGCCCGGCTGCACCATCCAAGGCAAGGCCTTCACTGCCACTAAGTCCGATTTTGACGCGGCCGGAATCAAGATCGCCGGTGTCAGCGCAGATGATTCGGCGTCGCACAAGAATTTCTGCACCAAGTTCGCCTTTACGATTGACCTCCTCGCCGACACAGATTCCAGCTTGATGAAGACATTGGGGCTGGGCCAGTCAGAGTGGAAGGGAATGAAATTCTGGGAGCGGACCACGTTTGTGGTCGATCCCAAGGGGATCGTTCGCAAGGTCTACGAGAAGGTGAATCCCGAAGGGCACGAAAAAGTGCTGCTCGACGACATCGCCAACCTGAAAGAGAAAGCCGCCTAG
- a CDS encoding fibronectin type III domain-containing protein — MKTGKVLTLLLLAGLTFGCGGSSYGGGGGGGGTAPSAPTGLAATPGDQQASLTWNASSGATSYHVKRATANGGPYTQAGSPTATTYTDSGLTNGTEYFYVVSAVNSYGESTNSTAVSTIPNLPIPPIPTGVSATPGNQQISLSWTASARASSYHVKRSTTSGGPYTQVGAPTGTSYTDTALTNGTTYYYVVSALNARGESGNSTQVSATPTGGVNVTVTVDPTQTKPVSPYIYGLNFYTGITGAPPHLTLDRAGGNRWTAYNWETNASNAGSDFFYQNDNFLSSSSTPAEAVRSFVAADHGLGIASVMTVQLQGLVSADESGPVDISNPPDLSRFKQVVDKKSTVTPAPFTISPDNTDANVYMDEFVWAMDQKLPGIFAANASLPTFVSLDNEPELWNSTHLEVQGHNPVTSDNYIAKTITLTKALKDQFPNLMIFGPVHYGFLGIYNWQGELAATPNGANWFPDKYLAALKTASNTYGKRLVDVYDFHWYSEATDGTTRVTNMTGSNLTAAQVQAIVQSPRSLWDPSFTETSWITHDVLGGPINLLPRLQTKIAAGYPGTKISITEYENGGDNHIAGTIAQADNLGIFGSQGIYAATLWPLGNVPYIFAGFRAYRGFDGANSHFGDTSLQATSSNVQNVMVYASSDTTHPGRIVFVAINRATTQQVTAINGATLSGTASVYQMTATSAQGQNPIHPVLVQTTPVSGTSMTITLPALSVSTIEVK, encoded by the coding sequence ATGAAGACTGGTAAGGTTTTGACCCTACTGCTGTTAGCAGGCCTGACCTTCGGTTGCGGTGGAAGCAGCTACGGCGGAGGAGGCGGGGGCGGGGGAACAGCGCCGTCGGCTCCCACGGGGCTTGCCGCCACACCCGGCGATCAGCAGGCCAGCCTGACTTGGAACGCCAGCAGCGGAGCAACCAGTTATCACGTAAAGCGGGCAACCGCGAACGGAGGACCCTACACGCAAGCCGGATCACCCACCGCCACCACCTACACCGATAGCGGCCTCACGAACGGTACGGAATACTTCTATGTAGTTTCCGCAGTGAATTCCTACGGAGAAAGCACGAATTCCACCGCCGTTTCGACCATTCCGAACCTGCCGATACCGCCGATACCCACGGGTGTGAGTGCCACGCCTGGCAACCAGCAAATAAGCCTTTCGTGGACGGCCAGTGCGCGCGCTTCCAGTTATCACGTGAAGCGCTCCACCACCAGCGGCGGCCCCTATACGCAGGTTGGTGCACCCACGGGCACGAGTTACACGGACACCGCCCTTACCAATGGAACCACGTACTACTACGTCGTATCGGCGCTGAATGCGAGAGGCGAGAGCGGCAATTCAACTCAAGTGAGCGCCACGCCGACCGGCGGAGTGAATGTGACCGTCACCGTCGATCCGACGCAAACGAAGCCGGTTTCACCCTATATCTACGGCCTCAATTTCTATACCGGCATCACGGGCGCTCCGCCCCACCTCACGCTCGATCGTGCGGGTGGAAATCGCTGGACGGCCTACAACTGGGAGACGAACGCTTCGAATGCCGGGAGCGACTTCTTCTATCAGAACGACAACTTCCTGAGTTCGAGCAGCACTCCAGCGGAGGCGGTTCGCAGTTTCGTCGCCGCTGACCACGGCCTCGGAATCGCCAGCGTCATGACCGTTCAACTGCAGGGCCTGGTATCGGCCGATGAGAGTGGTCCGGTCGACATCAGCAACCCGCCCGACTTGTCGCGTTTCAAACAGGTGGTCGACAAGAAGAGCACCGTCACACCCGCTCCTTTCACAATCAGCCCCGACAACACGGACGCTAACGTCTACATGGACGAATTTGTCTGGGCAATGGACCAGAAGTTGCCGGGAATCTTTGCCGCCAATGCTTCCCTACCGACATTTGTGAGTCTCGACAACGAGCCCGAACTTTGGAACTCCACCCACCTGGAAGTGCAGGGGCATAACCCAGTCACGTCGGACAACTACATCGCAAAGACGATCACGCTCACGAAAGCCTTGAAAGACCAATTCCCGAACCTGATGATTTTCGGGCCCGTGCACTACGGATTCCTCGGCATCTACAACTGGCAGGGCGAACTCGCGGCCACGCCGAATGGGGCCAACTGGTTCCCCGATAAATATCTGGCGGCCCTCAAGACCGCGTCCAATACCTATGGCAAGCGACTGGTGGATGTCTACGACTTCCACTGGTATTCGGAAGCAACCGACGGCACCACGCGCGTGACCAACATGACCGGATCGAATCTGACTGCGGCCCAGGTGCAGGCCATTGTGCAGAGCCCACGCAGCCTGTGGGATCCGTCATTTACGGAAACATCCTGGATTACCCATGATGTGCTGGGCGGACCCATCAATCTGCTGCCCAGACTGCAGACAAAAATCGCGGCTGGATATCCGGGCACAAAAATCTCAATCACCGAATATGAAAACGGCGGCGACAACCACATTGCCGGAACCATCGCTCAGGCAGATAACCTCGGCATCTTCGGCAGCCAGGGGATCTATGCGGCAACCCTATGGCCGCTCGGCAACGTCCCCTACATTTTCGCGGGATTCCGTGCCTATCGCGGCTTTGACGGAGCCAACTCCCACTTCGGCGATACCTCGTTGCAAGCGACATCAAGCAACGTGCAAAACGTGATGGTCTATGCCAGTTCCGATACGACCCATCCCGGACGCATCGTATTCGTCGCCATCAACCGGGCTACAACCCAGCAGGTCACTGCAATCAACGGTGCGACCCTGTCAGGGACCGCTTCCGTGTATCAGATGACAGCGACTTCGGCGCAGGGGCAGAATCCGATTCATCCGGTGCTGGTGCAGACGACGCCGGTGAGTGGGACGTCGATGACGATTACGCTGCCGGCCTTGAGTGTGTCAACAATTGAGGTGAAGTAG